From a single Cytophagales bacterium WSM2-2 genomic region:
- a CDS encoding hemoglobin codes for MDSKNYLTGRQVNLLKRSFRKLNAQRVAARFYDRLFELHPKLREMFPPDHSDLMTKMMSVLELVVFSFEDKGEDRYSLQNSVILPLRELGRRHDDLGLNLEHYELANRLLIDSIQFELKDRFSNEFRESWGTALAMLSHAMLDKSMDDHKPRQSLQETFQQFFQEFKKRMSNFS; via the coding sequence ATGGACTCAAAAAACTACCTGACCGGCAGGCAGGTGAACCTTCTTAAAAGGTCGTTCCGGAAATTGAACGCCCAGCGGGTAGCTGCGCGTTTTTATGATCGCTTGTTCGAACTTCATCCCAAACTCAGGGAGATGTTTCCCCCGGACCACAGCGACTTGATGACTAAAATGATGAGTGTACTTGAGCTTGTTGTATTCAGTTTTGAAGACAAAGGTGAAGACCGTTATTCATTGCAAAACAGTGTGATCCTCCCTTTGCGGGAACTGGGGAGAAGACACGATGATCTTGGTCTGAACCTCGAACACTATGAGCTGGCCAACCGGTTGTTGATCGACTCCATTCAATTTGAGCTCAAAGACAGGTTTTCGAACGAATTTCGGGAGAGCTGGGGAACTGCCCTCGCCATGTTGAGCCACGCCATGCTCGACAAATCAATGGACGATCATAAGCCCCGTCAAAGCCTGCAGGAAACTTTTCAGCAATTTTTTCAAGAATTCAAAAAAAGAATGAGTAATTTCTCTTAA
- a CDS encoding DNA-binding response regulator, protein MKAILVDDERNSLEMLEWMISKNCPEIEIIAMCDSPLDGVEKIKTLKPDLIFLDIEMPQLNGFGLLEKLGKHDSEVIFTTAYDQFAIKAFKVCALDYLLKPIDPEDLKTAVSKAGNKKNRNTSEQLEELLSYVKQEKPKAKRIALTTIDHLIFIDTDRIIYCESDSNYTIVFLTQGEKVVVSKTLKDVEEILEGSDFYRIHASYLINMKHIAKFTRGDGGYVVMTNNQHITVSRKKKDDFFEMFSKL, encoded by the coding sequence ATGAAAGCAATCCTCGTAGACGATGAAAGAAATTCCCTCGAAATGTTGGAGTGGATGATTTCAAAAAATTGCCCTGAGATAGAGATTATCGCCATGTGCGACTCTCCGTTGGATGGGGTGGAAAAGATAAAGACGTTGAAACCCGACCTGATCTTTCTCGACATTGAGATGCCTCAACTCAACGGGTTTGGGTTGCTCGAAAAACTGGGCAAGCACGATTCCGAAGTGATCTTCACAACCGCCTATGATCAGTTTGCCATCAAGGCATTCAAGGTCTGCGCCCTCGATTACTTATTGAAACCGATCGATCCTGAAGATCTCAAAACGGCAGTTTCCAAAGCTGGAAATAAGAAAAACAGGAACACCTCTGAACAACTGGAAGAGCTACTCAGTTATGTAAAACAGGAAAAACCGAAAGCCAAAAGGATTGCCCTTACTACTATCGATCACTTGATCTTTATAGACACCGACCGCATCATCTATTGCGAAAGTGATAGCAATTACACGATTGTTTTCCTCACGCAAGGAGAAAAGGTGGTTGTATCGAAGACACTCAAAGATGTAGAAGAGATATTGGAAGGATCAGACTTTTATCGCATACATGCCTCGTATCTCATCAATATGAAGCACATCGCCAAATTCACTCGTGGAGACGGAGGTTATGTAGTGATGACCAACAACCAGCACATTACCGTTTCACGAAAAAAGAAGGATGACTTCTTTGAGATGTTCTCAAAGCTGTAG
- a CDS encoding hemoglobin — protein sequence MTPRQIELVENSWDYVLMNTAEAGIIFYNKLFELDPSLRAMFKEDIKSQSQKLVSLITFAVHKLNTLDEIISDVKALGARHKGYKVKPAHYTTVAEALLWTLGQGLGEQWTEEVKEAWVSLYTVLSKTMIEAAEEKVVA from the coding sequence ATGACGCCAAGACAAATTGAACTCGTTGAGAATTCCTGGGACTATGTGCTGATGAACACAGCAGAAGCCGGAATTATCTTTTACAACAAGTTATTCGAACTCGACCCGAGTCTCCGGGCTATGTTCAAAGAAGATATCAAGTCACAATCACAAAAGCTTGTGTCGTTGATTACTTTTGCTGTGCATAAGCTTAATACTCTGGATGAAATTATTTCCGATGTGAAAGCGCTTGGCGCCAGACACAAAGGCTACAAAGTGAAACCGGCACACTATACTACTGTGGCGGAAGCGCTGTTGTGGACCCTTGGTCAGGGACTTGGCGAGCAATGGACGGAAGAAGTAAAGGAAGCGTGGGTTTCACTTTACACGGTTCTTTCAAAAACAATGATCGAAGCGGCAGAAGAGAAAGTGGTCGCCTGA